A genomic segment from Echeneis naucrates chromosome 20, fEcheNa1.1, whole genome shotgun sequence encodes:
- the tcf24 gene encoding transcription factor 24: MVGRQPLRMDSSSCSGAAVDDSPASSPSSSPSPDGRRRDLQRARVLQTGGLGGRGRPAAANAARERSRVQTLRNAFLELQRTLPSVPPDTKLSKLDVLILATTYIAHLTRTLQEEGTEEGESTKQTEALHSLKGEGYLHPVKKWPMRSRLYVGATGQFLNTTNASESENQGPSSSSQ, encoded by the exons ATGGTTGGAAGACAGCCGCTCCGGATGGACAGCAGCAGTTGCTCGGGGGCGGCGGTGGATGACAGTCCTGCATCCAGTCCCAGCTCCAGTCCCAGTCCGGACGGTCGTCGCCGAGACCTGCAGCGGGCCAGGGTGCTGCAGACCGGCGGGCTCGGCGGCAGAGGACGGCCGGCAGCAGCCAACGCGGCTCGGGAGAGGAGCAGAGTGCAGACCCTGAGGAACGCCTTCCTGGAGCTACAAAGGACTTTGCCGTCAGTACCGCCGGACACCAAGCTGTCCAAACTCGACGTGTTGATACTGGCCACCACCTACATAGCCCATTTGACTCGAACACTTCAGGAGGAAGGCAcggaggagggagagagcacaaaacaaacagaggcgTTACACTCACTGAAAGGTGAAGGCTATCTGCACCCAGTCAAG AAATGGCCGATGCGCTCCAGACTGTACGTCGGTGCAACGGGACAGTTCCTGAACACCACAAATGCTTCAGAGTCAGAGAATCAAGGCCCATCATCGTCCTCCCAGTAA